In one Oryza glaberrima chromosome 2, OglaRS2, whole genome shotgun sequence genomic region, the following are encoded:
- the LOC127761481 gene encoding uncharacterized protein LOC127761481: MRRLPLRLLRSAASSPRRRPAPSPPPSPNPAAPPALLSRWGWGWAPPRRGYSRFATGFTPLQPKPLASILDVERASGLSPDHLVAAWDDYHLGRGHIGASMSAKLYHLMEQRSATCRHFVIPLWKGTGYTTMFMQVQMPHMIFTGLEDYKARGTQASPYYTITHYTEFAETKDTVLIRGDVVFTSKLTDSEAKCLLESAHSFYLNDVRYRLVERFNKEPHEFEFKDVLQVLEMPTM, encoded by the exons atgcggcggctaCCCCTACGGCTCCtgcgctccgccgcctcctcaccccgacgccgccccgctccctcccctcccccctcgccgAACCCCGCGGCGCCGCCTGCACTCCTCTCccggtgggggtgggggtgggcgccgccgcggaggggtTACTCGCGGTTCGCGACCGGGTTCACCCCACTGCAGCCCAAGCCGCTCGCCTCCATCCTCGACGTCGAGCGCGCCAGCGGACTCTCCCCCGaccacctcgtcgccgcctgGGATGAC TACCACTTGGGGAGAGGTCATATAGGTGCATCTATGAGTGCAAAGCTTTACCATCTCATGGAGCAAAGATCAGCTACATG CCGTCATTTTGTTATCCCTTTGTGGAAAGGAACTGGATATACTACCATGTTCATGCAAG TTCAGATGCCGCATATGATCTTCACCGGACTTGAAGACTACAAAGCAAGGGGCACTCAAGCAAGCCCTTACTATACGATCACTCATTATACAGAGTTTGCAGAAACCAAGGATACAGTGCTTATCCGAGGAGACGTTGTTTTCACCAGTAAACTGACTGATTCAGAGGCGAAATGTCTTTTAGAGAGTGCTCACTCATTCTACCTGAATGATGTGAGGTACAGGCTTGTAGAGCGCTTCAACAAAGAACCACATGAGTTTGAGTTCAAAGATGTCCTGCAAGTGCTTGAAATGCCAACCATGTGA
- the LOC127761216 gene encoding negative regulator of systemic acquired resistance SNI1, whose product MATRRAPPPAAAAAADGSIEENAMAILDTAGIKDARDLHDDRCAFLETVRSACLAADSPSPPSWRMYNAVFQILQDSSSLELTMASLHLLMELGKQYPRAYLTDSGSGQALVAVKEAWSPFHLRSDVGCGEIGGNNRHLDHLFDSSRFSSLIEDMVETANDTDANNGIEHIKNMVLLEYLVSTLEADFVPRQIAYKESLDWVIFRESLLQMLLVSRKVAFKSLVKNCISFLLNQYNQGVEDGISSKEGSAKSAPDLESSLAIISFEFERKALASVQKLFTMVMNLDLIRKEADTMGLTSRADGCRNPILDVILDELTYNISYLSPFLLIFVEWKWKLEIILQYFSKYCGKPAVRTRRSDNSQHDLTLENVLTLFSTAATTKAIVKKMSSEVVQLLLANAYQVCLHLECDSSKDSDTTKKIGATLLQISESFVSAFHNMRKINPDMQLSPFEKEALFTAASMARVLKNKQR is encoded by the exons ATGGCgacccgccgcgcgccgccacccgccgccgccgccgccgcggatggCAGCATCGAGGAGAACGCGATGGCCATCCTCGACACCGCCGGCATCAAGGACGCCCGCGACCTCCACGACGACC GTTGCGCCTTCCTGGAGACCGTGCGCTCCGCCTGCCTTGCCGCCGACAGCCCCTCTCCCCCTTCGTG GAGAATGTATAATGCCGTTTTCCAGATTCTTCAAGACAGCAGCTCGCTGGAGCTTACCATGGCAAGTCTCCACCTCTTAATGGAGTTGGGGAAG CAATACCCTAGAGCATATTTGACCGATTCTGGTTCTGGCCAAGCTTTAGTGGCAGTTAAAGAG GCATGGTCACCATTTCACCTTCGCAGCGATGTTGGTTGTGGTGAGATTGGGGGAAACAACAGGCACTTAGACCACCTCTTCGATTCTTCA AGATTTTCATCATTAATCGAGGATATGGTTGAAACAGCTAATGACACAGATGCTAATAATGGAATTGAG CATATAAAGAACATGGTGCTGCTTGAATATCTTGTCAGCACCCTTGAGGCTGATTTTGTACCTCGTCAGATTGCATATAAAG AGTCATTAGACTGGGTAATTTTCAGGGAATCTCTTCTACAGATGCTTCTG GTTTCACGGAAGGTGGCATTCAAATCTTTAGTAAAGAACTGCATATCTTTTCTGCTCAATCAATATAATCAGGGAGTTGAAGATGGCATATCTTCCAAAGAAGGTTCTGCTAAATCAGCACCTGATCTAGAATCTTCCTTAGCTATCATATCTTTTGAATTCGAAAGAAAAGCTCTTGCATCAGTTCAGAAACTTTTCACTATG gttATGAACCTTGACTTGATTAGAAAAGAAGCAGACACAATGGGTCTGACTTCAAGAGCTGATGGGTGCAG GAATCCTATCTTGGACGTTATTTTAGATGAGCTAACTTACAACATAAGCTATTTATCTCCATTTCTTCTG ATCTTTGTGGAATGGAAGTGGAAATTGGAGATTATACTTCAGTACTTTTCAAAATATTGTGGCAAG CCTGCAGTTCGTACTCGGAGATCTGATAATTCACAACACGATTTGACATTGGAAAATGTACTGACTTTATTTTCAACGGCTGCAACCACAAAAGCCATTGTTAAAAAGATGAGTTCAGAAGTTGTCCAGCTGCTCTTAGCAAACGCATACCAG GTCTGCCTTCATCTGGAATGTGATTCTAGCAAAGATAGTGATACAACAAAGAAGATTGGAGCGACTCTCCTACAGATATCTGAGAGTTTTGTATCTGCTTTTCATAATATGAGAAAAATCAACCC GGATATGCAGCTCTCGCCGTTTGAGAAAGAAGCTCTCTTCACTGCTGCGTCAATGGCTAGAGTTCTAAAGAACAAACAAAGATAG